In one Saccharibacillus brassicae genomic region, the following are encoded:
- a CDS encoding AI-2E family transporter — MKALRDFFYIPGIRRALALILAVVLLLMLRSMLSMLLITFILTYLMNRLHRFIRKGTDRIKINNKIVLLFTYALLVFALGFGVYRYLPVFIYEIQQLITQVISFYNNLSNLALPDNAFTRYIMNSVKEFDIASYVEGGFDFILHTLSDIGKWSLNLFIAFILSLFFNLEKDKVSSLMSKFRYSKAAYFFTELEYFGRKFVSSFGKVLEVQFMISLTNSLLSLVFLWILGFPNLFALWLMIFLLGLVPVMGVIISLVPLCAIAFNIGGFKMILYILIMIVVLHAFEAYILNPKFMSNKTHLPIFFTFLILLLGEHFLGAWGLIVGVPIFIFLLDILEVPLEPGAKAPPGTPAKKNEPPAMPPTVQ; from the coding sequence ATGAAGGCCCTTAGAGATTTTTTCTACATTCCGGGCATTCGCAGGGCGCTGGCGCTCATTCTGGCCGTCGTGCTGCTCCTGATGCTTCGGAGCATGCTCAGTATGCTGCTGATTACTTTTATCCTCACCTATCTCATGAACCGTCTGCACCGTTTTATTCGAAAAGGCACGGACCGCATCAAGATCAACAACAAAATCGTCCTGCTCTTCACTTATGCCCTGCTGGTCTTCGCGCTCGGATTCGGGGTATACCGGTATTTGCCCGTCTTCATTTACGAGATCCAGCAGCTGATCACCCAGGTCATCTCGTTCTATAACAATCTGTCGAACCTGGCGCTGCCGGACAATGCGTTTACGCGCTACATCATGAATTCCGTCAAGGAGTTCGATATTGCGAGCTACGTCGAAGGCGGTTTCGATTTCATTCTGCACACGCTGAGCGATATCGGCAAATGGAGCCTGAACCTGTTTATCGCCTTTATCCTGAGTTTATTCTTCAATCTGGAAAAAGACAAAGTGTCGTCGCTCATGTCCAAATTCCGCTACAGCAAAGCCGCCTACTTCTTCACGGAGCTGGAATACTTCGGCCGCAAGTTCGTGTCGTCGTTCGGCAAAGTGCTTGAAGTGCAGTTCATGATCTCGTTGACGAACTCGCTGCTGTCGCTCGTGTTCCTGTGGATTCTCGGCTTCCCGAACCTGTTCGCGCTGTGGCTCATGATCTTCCTGCTCGGCCTCGTGCCGGTCATGGGCGTCATCATCTCGCTCGTTCCGCTGTGCGCGATCGCGTTCAACATCGGCGGCTTCAAGATGATCCTGTACATCCTGATCATGATCGTCGTGCTGCATGCGTTCGAAGCGTACATCCTGAATCCGAAATTCATGTCGAACAAAACGCATCTGCCGATCTTCTTCACGTTCCTCATCCTGCTGCTGGGCGAGCATTTCCTCGGCGCCTGGGGCCTGATCGTCGGCGTGCCGATCTTCATCTTCCTGCTCGACATCCTGGAAGTCCCGCTGGAACCGGGCGCCAAAGCCCCTCCGGGCACGCCGGCCAAAAAGAACGAACCGCCGGCTATGCCGCCTACGGTGCAGTGA
- a CDS encoding recombinase family protein: MIWARVPYRGGSAPFGYALVNSGLTNKKGKALMALALDDVQAACVRQIFDWVKHDGYGSGRIAKSLNEQGITTSARLKWSLRKSLSNRRSQPFCRRPETDRFRSCSS; encoded by the coding sequence ATGATTTGGGCTCGTGTACCCTATCGCGGCGGCAGCGCTCCTTTCGGTTATGCCCTCGTAAATTCGGGACTCACAAATAAAAAAGGCAAAGCCCTTATGGCCCTTGCCCTTGATGACGTTCAAGCCGCTTGCGTTAGACAAATATTCGATTGGGTCAAACACGACGGATACGGCAGCGGCAGAATTGCCAAATCCCTTAACGAGCAAGGCATTACGACCTCAGCGAGATTGAAGTGGAGTTTGCGGAAGTCACTTTCAAATCGGAGGTCGCAACCTTTTTGTCGCAGGCCGGAAACGGACCGATTTCGGAGCTGCTCAAGTTGA
- a CDS encoding serine hydrolase domain-containing protein produces the protein MAQFDHLKALLRSFPETGPAGGACMIAQGGEVVYEHYFGQANVEKGIDTGPDTVFRLYSMTKVIVCAAALILFERGKFLLNEPLHRYLPEFEHVRKTVTSPTGQVHTEPVQNPILIRHAFGMMTGHPYPYGESLSVRELTRLRGELRERTGGLYTLRDEIRATAQAPLMFEPGTHWLYGYGHDLVAGLIEVISGKRIGQFLQDEIFGPLGMTDTGYRYRGDIEERMAVMYERAEDGTLTPASGEMDMLHRPDATLELGGQGLYATTRDYLKFASMMAAGGTLNGVRILGRHTIDLMRTNHLDERQMQDFGGSYSAGYGYGLGVRTLVDRAAGGSNSPLGEFGWTGMAGTWTSISPEHNTAIVYMHQMLPNMEEHYHLRVRAAAYGAL, from the coding sequence ATGGCACAATTCGATCACTTAAAGGCGCTGCTCCGCTCTTTTCCGGAGACCGGCCCTGCCGGCGGCGCCTGCATGATCGCCCAGGGCGGCGAGGTCGTATATGAACATTATTTCGGGCAGGCCAACGTGGAAAAAGGGATCGATACCGGACCTGATACGGTCTTCCGGCTCTATTCGATGACGAAGGTGATCGTCTGCGCCGCGGCTCTGATCTTGTTCGAGCGGGGCAAGTTCCTGCTCAATGAGCCGCTGCACCGGTATTTGCCGGAATTCGAACACGTCCGCAAGACGGTGACGAGTCCGACCGGACAGGTTCATACCGAACCGGTGCAAAATCCGATTCTGATCCGGCACGCGTTCGGCATGATGACCGGGCATCCGTACCCGTACGGCGAATCGCTGTCGGTGCGCGAGCTGACGCGGCTGCGCGGGGAACTGCGCGAGCGGACCGGCGGACTTTACACGCTGCGCGACGAGATTCGGGCGACGGCTCAGGCGCCGCTCATGTTCGAGCCGGGTACGCATTGGCTGTACGGATACGGGCATGACCTGGTCGCGGGGCTGATCGAAGTCATTTCGGGCAAAAGGATCGGACAGTTTTTGCAGGACGAGATTTTCGGGCCGCTCGGCATGACCGATACGGGCTACCGCTACCGGGGCGATATCGAAGAGCGGATGGCGGTGATGTACGAACGGGCGGAAGACGGCACGCTGACGCCGGCATCCGGCGAGATGGATATGCTGCATCGTCCCGACGCGACGTTGGAATTGGGCGGGCAGGGGCTGTACGCGACGACGCGCGACTATCTCAAGTTCGCAAGCATGATGGCCGCCGGAGGAACGCTGAACGGCGTACGCATTCTCGGCCGCCATACGATCGACCTGATGCGGACCAATCATCTGGACGAGAGGCAGATGCAAGACTTCGGCGGCTCGTATTCGGCCGGCTACGGCTACGGTCTCGGCGTGCGCACGCTCGTCGACCGGGCAGCGGGCGGCAGCAATAGTCCGCTCGGCGAGTTCGGCTGGACCGGCATGGCCGGCACGTGGACTTCGATCTCGCCGGAGCACAATACGGCGATCGTCTACATGCACCAGATGCTGCCGAACATGGAAGAACATTATCATCTGCGCGTGCGGGCCGCAGCTTACGGGGCGCTGTAG